One window from the genome of Brucella anthropi ATCC 49188 encodes:
- a CDS encoding ATP-binding protein, with protein sequence MYKRLIEHRVEEALSDTPVVLIVGPRRAGKTTIARKMGEIGRTYITLDDQTALEAARSDPAGFIRGLDLAIIDEIQRAPELLLAIKKTVDEDYRPGRFLLTGSANVLTLPRVADSLAGRMETIRMLPLARAEINGQMPTFLERLFAGKHQGNGEAIVGDDLIQFVLSGGFPEAISRESERRRQDWARSYLTSVLTRDLRDIAEIEKLTELPKFVRLLAEHSGQLVNYSQFGSSINVSHKTGQRYVALLEQVFLVSTLQPWYTNALKRIAKTPKLHFLDSGLLATARGLTFDRVKADRGTFGALLESFVFAEVLKLMDASDLRVTPYHFRDQQMHEVDIVLERDDGMIVGIEVKASATVRSSDFAGLRTLADACKDRFAYGVVLYDSKDVVPFGDRLSAAPLSALWS encoded by the coding sequence ATGTACAAGCGTCTCATCGAGCATCGGGTGGAAGAAGCCCTTTCAGATACCCCGGTCGTCTTGATCGTGGGACCCCGCCGGGCGGGCAAGACCACCATCGCCAGAAAGATGGGGGAGATAGGGCGGACGTACATCACGCTCGACGATCAGACAGCGCTCGAAGCCGCGCGTTCAGATCCCGCCGGTTTCATTCGCGGCCTGGATCTCGCGATCATCGATGAAATCCAGCGCGCACCTGAACTTTTGCTCGCGATCAAGAAAACAGTGGACGAGGACTATCGTCCCGGCCGCTTTCTCCTGACCGGCTCAGCCAATGTGCTCACTTTGCCGCGAGTCGCCGATAGCCTTGCGGGCCGGATGGAAACCATTCGGATGCTGCCGCTGGCTCGCGCTGAAATAAATGGCCAGATGCCGACGTTTCTGGAACGTCTGTTTGCGGGGAAACATCAGGGAAACGGAGAGGCGATCGTTGGCGACGATCTCATCCAGTTCGTGCTGTCTGGCGGGTTTCCCGAGGCCATCAGCCGTGAGAGCGAACGGCGACGGCAGGATTGGGCGCGGTCCTATCTGACGTCGGTTCTGACCCGCGACCTCAGAGACATCGCAGAGATCGAGAAACTGACCGAGTTGCCGAAATTCGTTCGCCTGCTGGCGGAGCATTCAGGGCAGTTGGTCAATTACTCACAGTTCGGCTCGAGCATCAATGTCAGCCACAAGACGGGGCAGCGCTACGTGGCGCTGCTGGAGCAGGTCTTCCTCGTCTCGACATTGCAGCCTTGGTACACGAACGCACTGAAGCGGATCGCCAAGACGCCCAAGCTGCATTTTTTGGATTCCGGCCTTCTCGCTACGGCGCGCGGCTTGACCTTCGATCGGGTAAAGGCGGATCGCGGAACGTTTGGCGCGCTTCTGGAAAGCTTTGTGTTCGCCGAAGTCTTAAAGCTCATGGATGCTTCAGACCTGCGTGTGACACCCTATCATTTTCGGGATCAGCAGATGCACGAGGTGGATATCGTCCTGGAGCGCGATGACGGCATGATCGTAGGGATCGAGGTCAAGGCATCCGCTACGGTAAGGTCGAGCGACTTTGCGGGACTGCGGACCCTGGCTGACGCATGCAAGGACCGCTTCGCCTATGGCGTCGTGCTCTACGATAGCAAGGATGTTGTGCCCTTTGGCGATAGATTATCTGCTGCGCCGTTGTCCGCCTTGTGGAGCTAA
- a CDS encoding TetR/AcrR family transcriptional regulator, producing the protein MTQKLTGVKIVDDNKAKRRGRGRPPARSAEETAGVIVEAAITEFLTSGYAQTSVEAVARRAGISTRTLYRLVENKAALFRMAAESRIEASLASPDTAGTAQSGVEEQLAQIVLGYARLFLSEEAARTARLVMAEMDQFPEVGASYREMALKVSDTLEAHIRRLAAAGKIACPEPALAADLLRGMIIGPQRQMLLGLRPPMGAVELEAWAASCVRMFLYGRTRL; encoded by the coding sequence ATGACGCAAAAACTGACGGGAGTCAAGATCGTGGACGACAACAAGGCGAAACGCCGTGGGCGGGGTCGGCCGCCGGCTCGCAGCGCCGAGGAGACGGCCGGCGTGATCGTCGAAGCGGCGATCACCGAATTCCTGACGTCCGGATACGCCCAGACGAGCGTGGAGGCGGTGGCGCGCAGGGCGGGCATTTCCACGCGCACGCTTTACAGGCTGGTCGAAAACAAGGCGGCGCTGTTTCGCATGGCGGCCGAAAGCCGGATCGAGGCGAGCCTCGCTTCGCCGGATACGGCCGGGACGGCGCAATCGGGCGTGGAGGAGCAGCTCGCGCAGATCGTTCTGGGTTATGCGCGGCTGTTTCTTAGCGAGGAAGCGGCCAGGACAGCCCGGCTGGTCATGGCCGAAATGGATCAATTCCCGGAAGTCGGGGCCAGCTATCGGGAAATGGCCCTTAAGGTGTCCGATACGCTCGAAGCGCACATAAGGCGGCTTGCCGCCGCCGGAAAGATCGCCTGCCCCGAGCCGGCGCTGGCCGCCGATCTGCTCAGGGGCATGATCATCGGTCCGCAAAGGCAGATGCTGCTGGGGTTGAGGCCGCCCATGGGAGCCGTGGAACTGGAGGCATGGGCCGCCTCCTGCGTCCGCATGTTCCTTTACGGGCGAACGAGACTTTGA
- a CDS encoding oleate hydratase — protein MNDKTTSLPNGQKPGIKIEANVGEAFWRKGPQDTLPPPDTMGPYMRNRPLPVTPVEGRKAWIVGSGVAGLAAAFYMLRDGRMKGEDITILDTMNIEGGSLDGAGNAEDGYIIRGGREMNWNYDNFWDVFQDVPALELPEPYSVLDEYRLVNDNDPNWSKARLMHKQGEIRDFSTLGLSRAHQWEIVKLLLKRKEDLDDITIEDYFSESFLQTNFWYLWRSMFAFENWQSLLEVKLYMHRFLDAIDGLTDMSALVFPKYNQYDSFVVPLIRLLKEKGVKVQFDTRAYDLDMTEAEGKRTVTAIRCKVDGRDEVIDLGPDDVVFALTGSMTEGTAYGDMDTAPVLERGKAEPGEDSDWTLWKNLARKSPVFGKPEKFYGNVDGSMWESATLTCKPSPLVDKLKELSVNDPYSGKTVTGGIITFTDSNWVLSVTCNRQPHFPDQPGDVLVLWVYALLMDKDGNYVKKPMPACNGREVLTELCYHLGIVGQIDEIAANTKVRLALMPYITAQFMPRAAGDRPHVVPEGCTNLALLGQFVETSNDIIFTMESSVRTARIGVYTLLGLPKQVADISPTQYDIRNILKGARALNSNEPFPGERLLHRLLDKTYYAHILPPLPEKEETTLEHAESELSNLLGKGGQAVATVFGWLERFRETVRGKRD, from the coding sequence ATGAACGACAAGACCACCTCCCTGCCGAACGGGCAGAAGCCGGGGATAAAGATCGAAGCCAATGTGGGCGAAGCCTTCTGGCGGAAAGGCCCGCAGGACACGCTGCCGCCGCCCGACACGATGGGTCCCTACATGCGCAACCGCCCGCTGCCGGTCACGCCGGTCGAAGGGCGCAAGGCCTGGATCGTCGGCAGCGGCGTCGCCGGGCTCGCGGCGGCCTTCTACATGCTGCGCGACGGCCGCATGAAGGGCGAGGACATCACCATCCTCGACACGATGAATATCGAGGGCGGCTCGCTGGACGGCGCGGGCAACGCCGAGGACGGCTATATCATTCGCGGCGGCCGCGAGATGAACTGGAACTACGACAATTTCTGGGACGTCTTCCAGGACGTGCCGGCATTGGAACTGCCCGAGCCCTACAGCGTGCTCGACGAATACCGGCTGGTGAACGACAACGACCCGAACTGGTCGAAAGCGCGCCTGATGCACAAACAGGGCGAGATCCGCGACTTCTCGACCCTCGGGCTCAGCAGGGCGCATCAGTGGGAGATCGTCAAGCTGCTCCTGAAGCGCAAGGAGGACCTCGACGACATCACCATCGAGGACTATTTCAGCGAAAGCTTCCTGCAGACCAATTTCTGGTATCTGTGGCGGTCGATGTTCGCCTTCGAGAACTGGCAGAGCCTGCTCGAGGTGAAGCTCTACATGCACCGTTTCCTCGACGCCATCGACGGCCTGACGGACATGTCGGCGCTGGTCTTCCCGAAATACAACCAGTATGACAGTTTCGTCGTGCCGCTCATCCGCCTTTTGAAGGAAAAGGGCGTGAAGGTGCAGTTCGACACCCGCGCCTACGATCTCGACATGACCGAAGCGGAGGGCAAGCGGACGGTGACCGCCATCCGCTGCAAGGTCGATGGCCGGGACGAGGTGATCGATCTCGGCCCCGATGACGTGGTCTTCGCGCTGACCGGCTCGATGACCGAGGGCACCGCTTATGGCGACATGGACACCGCGCCCGTGCTTGAACGCGGCAAGGCGGAGCCGGGCGAGGACAGCGACTGGACGCTGTGGAAGAACCTGGCGAGGAAATCGCCGGTCTTCGGCAAGCCTGAAAAATTCTACGGCAATGTCGACGGCTCGATGTGGGAATCGGCGACGCTCACCTGCAAACCGTCGCCGCTCGTCGACAAGCTCAAGGAGCTTTCGGTCAACGATCCCTATTCGGGCAAAACGGTCACCGGCGGCATCATCACCTTCACCGATTCCAACTGGGTGCTGAGCGTCACCTGCAACCGCCAGCCGCATTTTCCGGACCAGCCGGGTGACGTGCTGGTGCTGTGGGTCTATGCGCTTTTGATGGACAAGGACGGCAATTACGTCAAGAAACCGATGCCTGCCTGCAACGGGCGCGAGGTTCTGACGGAGCTCTGCTATCACCTCGGCATCGTCGGGCAGATCGACGAGATCGCGGCCAACACCAAGGTGCGGCTGGCGCTGATGCCCTATATCACAGCGCAGTTCATGCCGCGCGCGGCGGGAGACAGGCCGCATGTCGTGCCGGAAGGCTGCACCAACCTGGCTTTGCTCGGCCAGTTCGTCGAAACCTCGAACGACATCATCTTCACGATGGAAAGTTCGGTCCGCACCGCGCGCATAGGCGTCTATACCCTGCTAGGTCTGCCCAAGCAGGTGGCCGACATCAGCCCGACGCAATACGACATCCGCAATATCCTGAAAGGAGCGCGGGCGCTCAACAGCAACGAACCCTTCCCCGGCGAGCGGCTCTTGCACCGGCTGCTCGACAAGACCTATTACGCCCATATCCTGCCGCCGTTGCCGGAGAAGGAGGAGACGACGCTGGAGCATGCCGAAAGCGAGTTGTCCAATCTTCTCGGCAAGGGCGGGCAGGCCGTGGCGACGGTGTTCGGCTGGCTTGAGCGGTTCCGCGAGACGGTGCGCGGAAAACGCGACTGA
- the gltS gene encoding sodium/glutamate symporter, with protein MHFEAFFSFTLAIVILITGKFMTLHSATLRKYAIPEPVVGGILCAAIVALIYPLSGVRISFDLEVKDFLLLLFFAGIGLKADIVTLLKGGRPLFVLLALAIVFIFIQNFAAIGMAVLFGMEAKAGLMAGSISLTGGVGTTLAWAPTFVERLGIANALELGVAANTVGLVSACVIGGPMAAFLMRKHRIAPAGEGHLDVGVAYDRQPASKLDYFAVLWAILILNVTVMLGMGINEVLNRGSLTLPAFVSCILAGIAMRNLLPGAIGAGIRRIWPSLDDGFSLLSDLSLGLFLTMALMGLQLWDLKGMLGFIACTLAVQIALAVVYALFVVFRAMGRDYEAVVMSAGFGGIALGSTATAMANMAAVAQRHGPAHRAFIIVPLVCGFFIDIANALIISMFVA; from the coding sequence ATGCATTTCGAAGCGTTTTTCTCGTTCACGCTGGCGATCGTCATTCTGATCACCGGGAAATTCATGACGCTGCATTCCGCCACGCTCCGGAAATATGCCATTCCCGAGCCTGTCGTCGGCGGCATTCTTTGTGCGGCGATCGTCGCTCTGATCTATCCGCTTTCCGGCGTCAGGATTTCATTCGACCTGGAGGTGAAGGACTTCCTGCTTCTGCTTTTTTTCGCCGGGATCGGGCTGAAGGCCGACATCGTCACACTGCTCAAAGGCGGGCGCCCGCTGTTCGTTCTTCTCGCCCTTGCGATCGTTTTCATCTTCATCCAGAATTTCGCCGCGATCGGCATGGCCGTTCTTTTCGGCATGGAGGCGAAAGCGGGGCTGATGGCCGGGTCCATCTCGCTGACCGGCGGCGTGGGGACGACGCTCGCCTGGGCGCCGACATTCGTGGAGAGGCTCGGCATCGCAAACGCCCTGGAGCTTGGCGTCGCCGCGAACACCGTCGGCCTCGTCTCCGCATGTGTGATCGGCGGGCCGATGGCGGCGTTTCTCATGCGCAAGCACCGCATTGCGCCGGCCGGGGAAGGGCATCTCGACGTCGGCGTCGCCTATGACCGTCAACCAGCGTCCAAACTGGACTATTTCGCGGTGCTCTGGGCCATTCTCATCCTCAATGTCACGGTCATGCTGGGCATGGGCATCAACGAGGTGCTGAACAGAGGCAGTCTTACCCTGCCAGCCTTCGTGAGCTGCATTCTGGCGGGGATCGCAATGCGAAACCTGCTGCCCGGCGCCATCGGCGCGGGCATCCGCCGCATCTGGCCGAGCCTCGACGACGGTTTTTCCCTGCTTTCCGATCTTTCGCTCGGGCTGTTCCTCACCATGGCGCTCATGGGGCTGCAACTGTGGGACCTCAAGGGTATGCTCGGCTTCATCGCCTGCACGCTCGCCGTCCAGATCGCCCTGGCTGTCGTCTACGCGCTCTTCGTCGTTTTCAGGGCTATGGGGCGCGATTACGAGGCGGTCGTCATGTCCGCCGGCTTTGGCGGCATCGCGTTGGGTTCGACTGCCACGGCGATGGCAAACATGGCCGCCGTGGCCCAACGCCACGGTCCTGCTCACAGGGCTTTCATCATCGTGCCGCTGGTCTGCGGCTTTTTCATCGATATCGCCAACGCGCTGATTATCTCAATGTTCGTTGCGTGA
- a CDS encoding ABC transporter permease, with protein MKENAPPHDAQWLRKEQECRNPHVERAAKLSGGPQIVPSAIENAVNRGVQLAVGLAPNTHFVILAQSVLFRGAGFSVVWPQLLALLTIGTLLFLFSLRRFRQFLR; from the coding sequence ATGAAGGAAAACGCGCCGCCGCATGATGCGCAGTGGCTCCGAAAGGAGCAGGAATGCCGAAATCCCCACGTTGAAAGGGCCGCCAAACTCAGCGGTGGGCCTCAAATCGTCCCGTCGGCGATAGAAAATGCGGTAAATCGAGGTGTCCAGCTTGCGGTGGGACTTGCGCCGAACACGCATTTCGTTATACTCGCCCAATCGGTGTTGTTTCGCGGCGCAGGATTTTCGGTCGTCTGGCCACAACTTCTGGCGCTGCTGACGATAGGAACGCTCCTGTTCCTGTTTTCCCTGAGGCGCTTCCGGCAATTCCTGCGGTAA
- a CDS encoding HlyD family secretion protein, producing MSARKAVAVAAILAAGVGAYVAWSVERPRTLLVQGEVEATRIDLATKVAGRVSSAPVSFGDRVTAGQLLVELDSPQLKAGLDTAEASLAVARSNRELTFSTRPETIAARRAELSKAEADVVLAQRTYDRLSGLLDRSVTSQQAVDQASNSLDAALRAREAAEANLQLAENGNSVEQKAVAVAQVRQAEASVAQTTADIAELTIRSPIDGQVTARMAEPGKLFSAGAPVISIVDVDRAWFTFNVREDLLDGLEIGRTLQVRVPALGNRLVEAKITAINALGSFANWRATKATGDFDLRTFELRAEPVAAERNLRPGMSALVEWSASHRLER from the coding sequence ATGTCCGCACGCAAGGCCGTAGCAGTCGCCGCCATTCTGGCGGCAGGGGTGGGAGCTTATGTCGCCTGGTCGGTGGAGCGGCCGCGCACGCTGCTCGTGCAGGGGGAGGTGGAGGCGACGCGGATCGACCTGGCGACCAAGGTCGCGGGGCGGGTTTCCTCCGCGCCGGTCAGTTTCGGCGATCGCGTGACGGCCGGGCAACTGCTTGTCGAACTCGACAGCCCGCAGTTGAAGGCCGGTCTCGACACGGCCGAAGCCAGCCTCGCCGTCGCCCGCTCCAACCGCGAGCTGACCTTCTCGACGCGTCCCGAAACCATCGCCGCGCGCAGGGCGGAGCTTTCCAAGGCCGAGGCGGATGTCGTTCTGGCCCAACGCACCTACGACCGCCTGTCCGGCCTGCTCGACCGGTCGGTCACGTCGCAGCAGGCGGTCGACCAGGCCTCCAATAGCCTGGACGCGGCGTTGCGCGCACGCGAGGCGGCGGAAGCGAACCTGCAACTGGCGGAAAACGGCAACAGCGTGGAGCAGAAGGCGGTCGCGGTGGCGCAGGTCAGGCAGGCGGAGGCGTCCGTCGCCCAGACCACGGCCGATATCGCCGAACTGACGATCCGTTCCCCCATCGACGGACAGGTGACGGCGCGTATGGCCGAGCCGGGCAAGCTCTTCAGCGCCGGTGCGCCGGTGATATCCATTGTCGACGTCGACCGGGCCTGGTTCACCTTCAATGTGCGCGAAGACCTGCTCGACGGGCTTGAGATCGGGCGGACCCTTCAGGTCCGCGTTCCCGCCCTCGGGAACCGGCTGGTGGAGGCGAAGATCACCGCGATCAACGCGCTTGGAAGCTTCGCCAACTGGCGGGCGACGAAAGCGACCGGCGATTTCGACCTGCGGACCTTCGAACTGCGCGCCGAACCGGTGGCGGCGGAACGGAACCTGCGTCCGGGCATGAGCGCGCTGGTCGAATGGAGCGCATCCCACCGGCTGGAGCGGTGA
- a CDS encoding ABC transporter permease, producing the protein MSAAHLPPGFRRIFRRELRQIAKRPALFFMLGPFPLLLFLILAAIFHAGLPTALPVAVIDEDGTAMSRQIVRMIDATPEVEVAGRLVNLTEGREAVLDGRIYAAVLIPSGLERDLLLGRRPEVVVFYNNQLMTPGGIAARAINGALNTFSAGLAVEMRIARGATREAAIEAAAPVPLRQSPLFNPTLDYVQFLLAAIMPTVLQIFICAGAVLSFSRDRHTKAGIARVLRLGKTPLRATAGKLLPYTFTYGLTLIAADAIIFGFFGAPFHGSMLLHVVSGFAFILASQLLGVLLALSLADTVAALGLCGLLTGPAFGFAGVSFPRIVMNGFSVAWGAILPLTPYLQLRTDQALRGTPVEISLPTLGWLLALLAVYGLLTLLQFRRTARPAVRVKAEPPVGETP; encoded by the coding sequence GTGTCCGCCGCTCATCTCCCGCCCGGCTTCCGGCGCATATTCCGCCGCGAGCTGCGCCAGATCGCCAAACGGCCGGCGCTGTTCTTCATGCTCGGGCCGTTTCCGCTTCTGCTGTTTCTCATCCTCGCGGCTATATTCCATGCCGGGCTGCCGACGGCCCTGCCGGTGGCGGTGATCGACGAGGACGGCACCGCCATGTCGAGGCAGATCGTGCGGATGATCGACGCGACCCCCGAAGTCGAGGTTGCGGGACGCCTGGTCAACCTGACCGAAGGCAGAGAGGCCGTTCTTGACGGCAGGATCTATGCAGCCGTCCTGATCCCCTCCGGTCTGGAGCGGGATCTGCTCCTGGGCCGCCGCCCGGAAGTCGTGGTTTTCTACAACAACCAGTTGATGACGCCCGGAGGCATCGCCGCACGCGCCATAAACGGGGCGCTGAATACCTTCTCCGCCGGTCTGGCCGTGGAAATGCGCATCGCCAGGGGCGCCACGCGGGAAGCCGCCATCGAGGCCGCCGCTCCGGTGCCGCTCCGGCAGAGCCCGCTTTTCAATCCCACCCTCGACTACGTGCAATTCCTGCTCGCGGCGATCATGCCGACGGTGCTGCAAATCTTCATATGCGCCGGCGCCGTCCTCTCCTTTTCCCGCGACCGGCATACGAAGGCCGGAATTGCCCGGGTCCTGCGACTGGGAAAAACGCCGCTGCGGGCGACGGCGGGCAAGCTTTTGCCCTACACCTTCACCTACGGCCTGACGCTGATTGCCGCCGACGCCATCATCTTCGGCTTCTTCGGCGCGCCTTTTCATGGCAGCATGCTGCTGCATGTCGTCTCGGGCTTCGCCTTCATCCTTGCCAGCCAGCTGCTCGGCGTCCTTCTGGCCCTGTCGCTGGCCGACACGGTCGCGGCGCTCGGCCTATGCGGTCTTTTGACCGGTCCGGCTTTCGGCTTCGCCGGCGTCAGTTTTCCCCGCATCGTCATGAACGGATTTTCCGTGGCATGGGGGGCGATCCTGCCGCTCACGCCCTATCTGCAACTGCGGACCGACCAGGCTCTCAGGGGGACGCCGGTGGAGATATCGCTGCCCACCCTCGGCTGGCTGCTGGCGCTGCTGGCGGTCTATGGCCTTTTGACGCTTCTCCAGTTCCGCAGAACGGCCCGGCCCGCCGTGCGGGTGAAAGCGGAACCGCCGGTGGGAGAGACGCCATGA
- a CDS encoding IS5 family transposase: MRGQPGFWDLDERYERLSAVGDPLEKLNAIIPWLVFEKPLAKALKRSDGSKGGRPPFPAVMMFKVLLLQALYNLSDDQAEFVIQDRLSFMRFLGLSLSQKVPDAKTIWLFRESLVRAGAIDNLFARFNKHLSKSGYLAKGGQIVDATIIQAPKQHNSQDEKEAIKAGETPEAWKDKPAKLAQKDRDARWTVKYSKAKQPTETPTSAATKQHDIAIPMFGYKNHAGIDRAHGFIRGWTVTSAAAHDGAQLRNVVAKDNTASTVWADSAYRSKTNEEWLEKNGLKSDIHQRKPKGKPMPEAMSKANGRRSKIRSAVEHVFARQKDKMKLFIRTIGINRAKAKIGMANIAYNMLRYVYHEGKRAAA, translated from the coding sequence ATGCGCGGGCAGCCTGGGTTCTGGGATTTGGACGAACGTTACGAGCGGCTGAGTGCCGTCGGCGACCCTCTGGAGAAGCTGAACGCGATCATTCCCTGGCTTGTGTTCGAGAAGCCGCTGGCCAAGGCACTGAAGCGATCGGATGGGTCGAAGGGTGGCCGCCCGCCGTTTCCAGCCGTCATGATGTTCAAGGTTCTGCTGCTGCAGGCGCTGTATAATCTTTCCGATGACCAGGCCGAATTCGTGATCCAGGATCGGCTGTCGTTCATGCGGTTTCTGGGTCTCTCCCTGTCGCAGAAGGTGCCGGATGCCAAAACGATCTGGCTGTTCCGCGAAAGCCTCGTGCGTGCCGGTGCCATCGACAACCTGTTTGCCCGCTTCAACAAGCATCTCTCGAAGTCGGGCTATCTGGCCAAGGGCGGCCAGATCGTCGATGCCACGATCATCCAGGCACCAAAGCAGCACAACAGCCAGGATGAAAAGGAAGCAATCAAGGCAGGCGAGACCCCTGAAGCCTGGAAGGACAAGCCCGCCAAGCTTGCGCAGAAGGATCGCGATGCGCGCTGGACGGTGAAGTATTCCAAGGCCAAGCAACCGACGGAAACACCGACATCTGCCGCGACCAAGCAGCATGACATTGCCATTCCAATGTTTGGCTATAAGAACCATGCGGGCATCGACCGGGCGCATGGCTTTATCCGGGGATGGACGGTGACGAGTGCGGCCGCCCATGACGGCGCGCAACTCCGCAACGTCGTTGCCAAGGACAACACGGCCTCGACCGTCTGGGCAGACAGCGCCTACCGGTCGAAGACCAACGAGGAGTGGCTGGAAAAGAACGGCCTCAAGTCGGACATCCATCAGCGAAAGCCGAAGGGCAAGCCAATGCCGGAAGCGATGTCGAAAGCCAATGGGCGACGATCCAAGATCAGGTCCGCCGTCGAGCATGTCTTTGCCAGGCAGAAGGACAAGATGAAGCTATTCATCAGGACGATCGGTATCAACAGGGCCAAGGCGAAGATCGGCATGGCCAACATCGCCTACAACATGCTCCGATACGTGTACCATGAAGGAAAACGCGCCGCCGCATGA
- a CDS encoding ABC transporter permease, with product MRSLFAGILAALRQVAADPGAKSTMIAAIVIYCVLYPQPYLGEVVREVPVVAVDQDGSTASRELLRRVASSDSAEIVSIVADLPAAKQLFYARQAYGIVVVPPRFEEDLLSDRRSAIAGYGDASYFLLYNAAMGAMGDAARSLGADIQFQRLNAAGLPGEEAAALVAPMTIASTPLFNPQGGYASFVVPAAFVLILQQTLLMGIGILHSGRQPSRAPAAVAAALAYILLYCFWIAVTLVFLPYVLGIPRIGGIVTLYLVAVPFLFAVTAMGFAIAWSIPWKEGVVFFLVVLGMPLFFLSGVSWPVEQIPSVLRELSLLIPSTTAITAIVRVNQMGANFRSVANDVAVQIVLAIGYALLAVTIRWARR from the coding sequence ATGAGATCCTTGTTCGCAGGTATTCTCGCCGCATTGCGCCAAGTCGCCGCCGATCCAGGCGCCAAGTCCACGATGATCGCCGCCATCGTCATCTATTGCGTCCTCTATCCTCAGCCCTATCTCGGAGAAGTGGTGCGCGAGGTGCCCGTCGTCGCCGTCGATCAGGACGGGTCGACCGCCAGCCGGGAATTGCTGCGCCGTGTTGCCAGCAGCGATTCCGCCGAAATTGTATCGATCGTGGCCGACCTGCCGGCCGCCAAGCAACTGTTTTATGCCCGTCAGGCTTACGGGATCGTCGTGGTGCCGCCGCGTTTCGAGGAAGACCTGCTATCTGATCGGCGCTCTGCCATCGCAGGCTACGGCGATGCAAGCTACTTTCTGCTCTACAATGCCGCGATGGGCGCCATGGGCGATGCCGCGCGCAGTCTGGGGGCCGATATCCAGTTCCAGCGCCTGAACGCAGCCGGGCTTCCGGGTGAAGAAGCGGCCGCGCTTGTCGCCCCGATGACCATTGCCAGCACACCGCTGTTCAATCCGCAGGGCGGATATGCGAGTTTCGTCGTGCCCGCCGCCTTCGTTCTGATCCTGCAACAGACCCTGCTGATGGGCATCGGCATTCTACATTCGGGCCGGCAGCCGTCGCGCGCTCCGGCCGCGGTTGCGGCGGCGCTGGCCTATATCCTTCTCTATTGTTTCTGGATCGCGGTGACGCTCGTCTTCCTGCCCTATGTCCTTGGTATTCCGCGCATCGGCGGTATCGTTACGCTCTACCTCGTGGCCGTCCCCTTCCTTTTCGCCGTCACCGCCATGGGCTTCGCCATCGCCTGGTCGATCCCGTGGAAGGAGGGCGTCGTCTTCTTCCTCGTCGTGCTGGGCATGCCACTGTTCTTCCTGTCCGGCGTTTCCTGGCCTGTAGAACAGATTCCCTCCGTCTTGCGCGAGCTTTCCCTGCTGATCCCGTCGACCACGGCGATCACCGCTATCGTCCGCGTCAACCAGATGGGTGCGAATTTCCGCTCGGTCGCGAACGATGTCGCGGTCCAGATCGTTCTGGCCATCGGATATGCGCTGCTGGCCGTAACAATCCGATGGGCGCGCAGATAA
- the scpB gene encoding SMC-Scp complex subunit ScpB: protein MAGSSAAKQSRKDRTSVASARLFDRELEDLPQELRWQEWMLRVEAVIFASAEPVSRETLARVVGKDCSIDLLIEDLRQELSSRPYELVSVAGGWQHRTRPRFAETICASSAPTRGGTAALSEFEAMVLMAVGYFQPVTRGELSKIFGKEVSRDTIGNLRGAGFIGSGPRSPTPGAPYTYVTTPHFLSAFGMETLRDLPNIEALEDAGLLSRQAAQNEQLTPEEEADEE from the coding sequence ATGGCCGGATCCTCTGCAGCCAAACAATCCCGCAAGGACAGGACGAGCGTCGCAAGCGCACGCTTGTTTGATCGGGAGCTGGAAGATCTGCCGCAAGAACTGCGTTGGCAGGAATGGATGCTGCGGGTCGAGGCGGTGATTTTTGCCTCGGCCGAGCCGGTCAGCCGCGAGACGCTGGCGCGGGTGGTGGGAAAAGACTGCAGCATCGACCTGCTGATCGAAGACCTTCGGCAGGAACTCAGTTCCCGGCCCTACGAACTGGTGTCGGTTGCCGGCGGCTGGCAACATCGGACCCGGCCGCGGTTCGCCGAGACGATCTGCGCTTCCTCGGCGCCGACAAGGGGAGGGACGGCGGCGCTCTCCGAGTTCGAGGCGATGGTGTTGATGGCGGTGGGATATTTTCAGCCGGTCACCCGTGGCGAACTGTCGAAAATCTTTGGCAAGGAGGTCAGCCGCGACACAATCGGCAATTTGCGCGGCGCTGGCTTCATCGGCTCCGGGCCACGCAGTCCGACGCCGGGTGCGCCGTATACCTATGTGACAACGCCGCACTTCCTCTCGGCCTTTGGCATGGAAACGTTGCGCGACCTGCCGAACATCGAGGCGCTCGAGGATGCAGGTTTGTTGAGCCGACAGGCCGCTCAGAACGAGCAGCTTACCCCCGAGGAGGAGGCTGATGAGGAATAA